One Colias croceus chromosome 29, ilColCroc2.1 DNA segment encodes these proteins:
- the LOC123704468 gene encoding uncharacterized protein LOC123704468: MRPAPPRCAPSTVCYSKRIGVHARTCSFHDICIFYYFRDTLVFTKMNEELLINLVQGYKELYDLQDPHYDDQQRRDNIWKEIGDIMKESATACRERWRRVRDNYRRAKKLRKTKSGQAATNMKKPKYEDLLSFLIPYISNEDETFSNFPLNNVSQDSSNEDNSLLDDNHSRDSPGSSAGTSQSTIRNRPGSSEDISPRPYKRNSKSLDTPPQLSPTHSLLQEYLEKKYRAQKNESHKIVDFFKNLGETVSNFPEDVQIRVKREVFKIVTDAEELVFRDKSKPQYVLKLSQESASPIIGVLNDLDAQPPNQIITPTSTNVNTNNNNTQEEIGLDLDDNALNVFFH; the protein is encoded by the exons ATGCGGCCCGCCCCGCCCCGCTGCGCCCCGTCAACAGTGTGCTATAGCAAGCGGATTGGTGTGCACGCGCGCACGTGTTCATTTCAcgatatttgcattttttattattttcgtgATACTTTGGTGTTCACAAAAATGAATGAAGAACTTTTGATTAATTTAGTTCAAGGATACAAAGAACTTTATGATTTGCAAGATCCTCATTACGATGATCAACAAAGAAGAGACAATATTTGGAAGGAAATAGGGGATATAATGAAAGAATCTG CTACAGCTTGCAGAGAAAGATGGAGACGTGTAAGAGACAATTACAGACGCGCTAAAAAATTAAGGAAAACAAAAAGTGGACAAGCTGCTACAAATATGAAGAAACCAAAATATGAAGATTTATTGTCATTCCTTATCCCCTATATTAGCAACGAGGATgaaactttttcaaattttccaCTGAATAATGTTTCGCAAGACTCAAGTAATGAGGATAATAGTCTTTTAGATGATAATCATAGCCGTGATAGCCCCGGTTCAAGTGCTGGTACTTCTCAAAGCACTATAAGAAATCGTCCTGGTTCTTCAGAAGACATTTCACCTCGTCcttataaaagaaattctAAAAGTTTAGATACTCCACCACAGCTTTCACCAACACACTCGTTATTGCAAGagtatttagaaaaaaaatacagggCCCAGAAAAATGAATCTCACAAAATAGTTGACTTTTTCAAGAACTTGGGAGAAACTGTTTCAAATTTTCCGGAAGATGTACAAATTCGTGTGAAACgtgaagtttttaaaatagttaCCGATGCAGAGGAATTGGTTTTCAGGGACAAATCTAAACcacaatatgtattaaaattatctcaAGAAAGCGCGTCGCCCATAATCGgtgttttaaatgatttagaTGCGCAACCTCCAAACCAAATTATAACACCAACTTCAACAAATgtgaatacaaataataataacacacaGGAAGAAATTGGTCTTGATCTTGATGATAAcgcattaaatgtttttttccattaa